A stretch of Natronococcus sp. CG52 DNA encodes these proteins:
- a CDS encoding DUF411 domain-containing protein: MTISRRRLCSAGAALASVGIGGCLGGSDAESGGPNGNDWTWAGSLPVETVVQHHDPDCSCCSAYVEYLDDHEIDVRVEETGDMESVKRDLSVPEDAWSCHTVEFGDYLVEGHVPLEAVETLFAEEPAVLGITAPGMPQHSPGMGPPGDDPLTIYTVAESGEISEFVDI, from the coding sequence ATGACGATTTCGCGGCGGCGGCTGTGCTCGGCCGGAGCGGCGCTCGCATCCGTCGGGATCGGCGGCTGTCTCGGCGGCTCCGACGCGGAGTCAGGTGGACCGAACGGCAACGACTGGACGTGGGCCGGCTCCCTTCCGGTCGAAACCGTCGTCCAGCACCACGATCCGGACTGTAGCTGCTGTTCGGCGTACGTCGAGTACCTGGACGACCACGAGATCGACGTCCGGGTCGAGGAGACGGGCGATATGGAGTCCGTCAAACGCGATCTGTCGGTTCCGGAGGATGCCTGGAGCTGTCACACGGTCGAGTTCGGTGACTACCTCGTGGAGGGCCACGTTCCGCTCGAGGCGGTCGAGACGCTCTTCGCGGAGGAACCCGCGGTTCTCGGCATTACGGCGCCGGGAATGCCCCAGCACTCGCCGGGGATGGGGCCACCCGGCGACGACCCGCTGACGATCTACACGGTTGCCGAGTCGGGCGAGATCTCGGAGTTCGTCGACATCTGA
- a CDS encoding ZIP family metal transporter: MTLATVVLVALLAGCATGIGALPTLATTRVSHRVYDGAIGLAAGIMVGAAVFALIVPGLELGTPWEVVAGLLAGGAFMLVTNALLPHLHLHFRDEHLEGTAVVDEASFPDRLEPADEDDGALRRALLVGSAVTIHNVPEGLAVGIAFASGETALGFSIATAIAVQNVPDGFAMAVPAVRAGVSKPRTVLYTTLSGGVPEPIAAAVGFALVAVVTGLFPVAAGFAAGAMIAVVFRELVPSSHGHGYADTATGTFVCGFAIMLVVDTVLAV, from the coding sequence ATGACGCTCGCTACTGTCGTGCTCGTCGCGCTGCTCGCCGGCTGTGCGACGGGGATCGGTGCCCTCCCGACGCTGGCTACCACGCGCGTGAGCCACCGCGTCTACGACGGCGCGATCGGCCTCGCCGCCGGGATCATGGTCGGAGCGGCCGTCTTCGCGCTGATCGTCCCGGGCCTCGAACTCGGGACGCCCTGGGAGGTCGTCGCCGGACTGCTCGCCGGCGGCGCGTTCATGCTCGTCACGAACGCGCTGCTCCCGCATCTGCACCTGCACTTTCGCGACGAGCACCTCGAGGGAACCGCCGTGGTCGACGAGGCGTCCTTTCCCGATCGACTCGAACCGGCCGACGAGGACGACGGTGCGCTTCGACGGGCGCTTCTCGTCGGCAGTGCCGTCACGATCCACAACGTTCCCGAGGGGCTGGCGGTCGGTATCGCGTTCGCCAGCGGCGAGACGGCGCTCGGATTTTCCATCGCGACCGCAATCGCCGTCCAGAACGTCCCCGACGGGTTCGCGATGGCGGTGCCAGCCGTCCGCGCCGGCGTCTCGAAACCGAGGACAGTCCTCTATACGACGCTCTCGGGCGGTGTTCCCGAACCGATCGCCGCCGCGGTCGGCTTCGCGCTGGTCGCCGTCGTCACGGGACTCTTTCCCGTCGCCGCCGGGTTCGCTGCGGGCGCGATGATCGCGGTCGTCTTCCGCGAACTCGTCCCCTCGAGTCACGGCCACGGCTACGCCGACACGGCGACGGGGACGTTCGTCTGTGGGTTCGCGATTATGCTCGTCGTAGATACGGTGCTCGCCGTCTGA
- a CDS encoding tRNA uridine(34) 5-carboxymethylaminomethyl modification radical SAM/GNAT enzyme Elp3: MSTETPEPTETDAFEKVCKTLVERILAGEIDRDEVEKAKLEACSEHSAPKVPKNSELLDYAPQEHREDLETVLQRKPVRTASGVSPVAIMTSPERCPHGKCLYCPGGPDSEFSSSQSYTGEEPAAARGVQNEYDPYGQVTLRLEQLREIGHPVDKVELILMGGTMTARSHDYQEWFVKRALEAMNDYDVDKEPEPAEGVSFAEDPEEYEWKYLEDVIAENETADIRNIGTTFETKPDWCDPEQIDRMLDLGGTKVEVGVQTTYERINREMHRGHGAQASIDANRRLRDSAFKVGFHMMPGQPGMSKEMCLEDFRRLFEQEQWKPDYLKIYPTLIVRGTATYDWWHKGEYEPLDNEEAADLVAEIKDMIPRYTRLQRVQRDIPADYIDAGVWKSNLRQLARKRMDEHGWECECIRCREVGMNDAEPDEIELDVMTYEACGGTEQFISIEDFDQDLLIGFCRLRFPNNPVRSELENAALVRELHVYGSEVTVGTDGDGDQHQHRGYGRRLMAQAESLAADAGYDKLSVISGIGAREYYRNKLGYHQDGPYVSKRL; the protein is encoded by the coding sequence GTGAGTACCGAGACGCCCGAACCAACCGAAACCGACGCGTTCGAGAAGGTCTGCAAGACGCTCGTCGAGCGGATCCTCGCGGGCGAGATCGACCGCGACGAGGTCGAGAAGGCCAAACTCGAGGCGTGTTCGGAACACTCGGCGCCGAAGGTGCCGAAGAACTCCGAGCTACTGGACTACGCGCCCCAGGAGCACCGCGAGGATCTCGAGACGGTGCTCCAGCGCAAGCCGGTTCGGACCGCCTCGGGCGTCTCGCCGGTCGCGATCATGACGTCGCCGGAGCGGTGTCCCCACGGGAAGTGCCTCTACTGTCCCGGCGGTCCCGACTCCGAATTTTCCTCCTCGCAGAGCTACACGGGCGAGGAGCCCGCCGCGGCTCGCGGGGTGCAGAACGAGTACGATCCGTACGGACAGGTGACGCTGCGACTCGAGCAACTTCGCGAGATCGGCCACCCCGTCGACAAGGTCGAACTGATCCTGATGGGCGGGACGATGACCGCCCGCAGCCACGACTACCAGGAGTGGTTCGTCAAGCGCGCGCTCGAGGCGATGAACGACTACGACGTCGATAAGGAGCCCGAACCGGCCGAGGGTGTCAGCTTCGCCGAGGACCCCGAGGAGTACGAGTGGAAGTACCTCGAGGACGTCATCGCGGAGAACGAGACCGCGGACATCCGCAACATCGGGACGACGTTCGAGACCAAACCCGACTGGTGCGACCCCGAGCAGATCGACCGAATGCTCGACCTCGGCGGCACGAAGGTCGAGGTCGGCGTCCAGACCACCTACGAGCGGATCAACCGGGAGATGCACCGCGGTCACGGCGCCCAGGCGTCGATCGACGCCAACCGACGACTGCGGGATTCGGCGTTCAAGGTCGGGTTCCACATGATGCCGGGTCAGCCCGGGATGAGCAAGGAGATGTGCCTCGAGGACTTCCGGCGGCTCTTCGAGCAGGAGCAGTGGAAGCCCGATTACCTGAAGATCTATCCGACGCTGATCGTTCGGGGCACCGCGACCTACGACTGGTGGCACAAAGGGGAGTACGAGCCGCTCGACAACGAGGAGGCCGCGGACCTCGTCGCGGAAATCAAGGACATGATCCCGCGGTACACGCGCCTCCAGCGCGTCCAGCGCGACATTCCCGCGGACTACATCGACGCCGGCGTCTGGAAGTCGAACCTGCGGCAACTGGCCCGAAAACGGATGGACGAACACGGCTGGGAGTGCGAGTGTATCCGCTGTCGAGAGGTCGGAATGAACGACGCCGAGCCCGACGAGATCGAACTCGACGTCATGACCTACGAGGCCTGCGGCGGCACGGAACAGTTCATCTCCATCGAGGACTTCGATCAGGACCTCCTGATCGGCTTCTGCCGGCTGCGGTTCCCGAATAATCCGGTTCGATCGGAACTCGAGAACGCCGCGCTCGTTCGCGAACTCCACGTCTACGGCTCCGAAGTCACGGTCGGCACGGACGGCGACGGGGACCAGCACCAGCACCGGGGCTACGGTCGTCGGCTGATGGCACAGGCCGAGTCGCTCGCCGCCGACGCCGGCTACGACAAGCTGAGCGTCATCTCGGGTATCGGCGCCCGGGAGTACTACCGTAACAAGCTGGGCTATCACCAGGACGGTCCGTACGTGAGCAAACGACTGTAG
- the rqcH gene encoding ribosome rescue protein RqcH, which translates to MDPKRELTSVDLAALVGEFGAYEGAKVDKAYLYGDDLLRLKMRDFDRGRLELMIEVGEVKRAHTVAPERVPDAPGRPPQFAMMLRNRLSGADFAGVEQFEFDRILEFVFEREDGTTRIIVELFGQGNIAVTDGEYEVIDCLETVRLKSRTVVPGSRYEFPDTRTNPLSVSREAFDHEMEDSDTDVVRTLATQLNLGGLYAEEICTRAGVEKALDIGDAAEDDYRRLYEAIERLAIDVRNENFDPRLYLESEPEDDGEDADDADSNAGRVVDATPFPLEEHKEAGLTAEAADSFLAALDDYFFRLELEDEEPDPTEQRPDFEEEIAKQERIIEQQQGAIEGFEQQAEAQRENAELLYARYGLVDEILSTIQNARAQDRPWDEIEERFEEGKERDIEAAEAVVDVDGSEGIVTVDIDGERIDLVAHDGVEQNADRLYTEAKRIEEKKEGALAAIENTREDLEEAKRRRDEWEAEDEGDEGDDEDEETEDRNWLEMPSIPIRENEPWFDRFRWFHTSDGYLVIGGRNADQNEELVKKYLEPGDKVLHTQAHGGPVTVLKATDPSEASSSDIELPDSSVEEAAQFAVTYSSVWKDGRYAGDVYAVDSDQVTKTPESGEYLEKGGFAIRGDRTYYRDTAVGAAVGIQCEPYTRVIGGPASAIEGQAETTIELEPGRYAQADAAKRMYRQFRERFEDESFVRKIASPDRIQHFMPPGGSRLAEE; encoded by the coding sequence ATGGATCCGAAGCGGGAGCTTACAAGCGTCGACCTCGCGGCCCTCGTCGGGGAGTTCGGTGCCTACGAGGGAGCGAAGGTCGACAAGGCCTACCTCTACGGCGACGATCTCCTCCGGCTCAAGATGCGGGACTTCGACCGGGGTCGCCTCGAACTGATGATCGAAGTCGGCGAGGTCAAGCGCGCCCACACGGTCGCGCCGGAGCGCGTCCCGGACGCCCCCGGCCGACCGCCCCAGTTCGCGATGATGCTCCGGAACCGACTCTCCGGCGCGGACTTCGCCGGGGTCGAACAGTTCGAGTTCGACCGCATCCTCGAGTTCGTCTTCGAGCGCGAGGACGGCACGACCCGCATCATCGTCGAACTGTTCGGTCAGGGGAACATCGCCGTCACCGACGGCGAGTACGAGGTGATCGACTGCCTCGAGACGGTCCGCCTCAAATCGCGGACCGTCGTTCCCGGCTCGCGGTACGAGTTCCCCGACACGCGGACGAACCCGCTGTCGGTCTCGCGCGAGGCGTTCGACCACGAGATGGAGGACTCCGACACCGACGTCGTCCGGACGCTGGCGACCCAGCTCAACCTCGGGGGACTCTACGCCGAGGAGATCTGTACCCGCGCCGGCGTCGAGAAGGCGCTCGACATCGGCGACGCCGCTGAGGACGATTATCGGCGGCTTTACGAGGCGATCGAACGCCTCGCGATCGACGTCCGGAACGAGAATTTCGACCCCCGGCTCTACCTCGAGAGCGAGCCCGAGGACGACGGCGAGGACGCCGACGACGCGGACTCGAACGCGGGCCGCGTCGTCGACGCGACGCCGTTCCCGCTCGAGGAGCACAAGGAGGCCGGCCTGACCGCCGAGGCCGCCGACAGCTTCCTGGCCGCGCTCGACGACTACTTCTTCCGGCTCGAACTCGAGGACGAGGAGCCGGATCCGACCGAGCAACGGCCGGACTTCGAGGAGGAGATCGCTAAACAGGAGCGGATCATCGAGCAACAGCAGGGGGCGATCGAGGGATTCGAACAGCAGGCCGAGGCCCAGCGGGAGAACGCCGAGTTACTCTACGCCCGCTACGGACTGGTCGACGAGATTCTCTCGACGATCCAGAACGCCCGCGCCCAGGACCGCCCCTGGGACGAGATCGAGGAGCGATTCGAGGAGGGCAAGGAACGCGACATCGAGGCCGCCGAGGCGGTCGTCGACGTCGACGGGAGCGAGGGAATCGTCACCGTCGATATCGACGGCGAGCGAATCGACCTCGTCGCCCACGACGGCGTCGAACAGAACGCCGACCGACTGTACACCGAGGCGAAGCGCATCGAGGAGAAAAAGGAGGGCGCGCTGGCCGCCATCGAGAACACCCGCGAGGACCTCGAGGAGGCCAAACGCCGCCGCGACGAGTGGGAGGCCGAAGACGAGGGCGACGAGGGTGACGACGAGGACGAGGAGACCGAAGACCGGAACTGGCTCGAGATGCCCTCGATCCCGATCCGCGAGAACGAGCCCTGGTTCGACCGATTCCGCTGGTTCCACACCAGCGACGGCTACCTCGTGATCGGCGGGCGCAACGCCGACCAGAACGAGGAGCTCGTCAAGAAGTATCTCGAGCCCGGCGACAAGGTGTTGCACACCCAGGCCCACGGCGGCCCCGTCACGGTCCTGAAGGCGACCGACCCCAGCGAGGCTTCCTCTTCGGACATCGAGTTGCCCGACTCGAGCGTCGAGGAGGCCGCCCAGTTCGCCGTCACCTACTCGTCGGTCTGGAAGGACGGCCGCTACGCGGGCGACGTCTACGCCGTGGACTCGGATCAGGTGACGAAGACGCCCGAGAGCGGCGAGTACCTCGAGAAGGGCGGGTTCGCCATCCGCGGAGACCGGACCTACTACCGCGATACGGCCGTCGGCGCGGCGGTCGGCATCCAGTGTGAGCCGTACACCCGGGTCATCGGCGGTCCGGCGTCGGCGATCGAGGGCCAGGCCGAAACGACGATCGAACTCGAGCCGGGTCGGTACGCCCAGGCCGACGCCGCCAAGCGGATGTACCGGCAGTTCCGCGAGCGATTCGAGGACGAGTCGTTCGTACGGAAGATCGCCAGTCCGGACCGGATCCAGCACTTCATGCCGCCGGGCGGCAGTCGTCTCGCAGAGGAATAG
- a CDS encoding MnhB domain-containing protein, which yields MTTVIMRTTARAVVPIIFVVAASLFVEGHNLPGGGFIAGVLTTTAFAIIYLAFGLDFLERGVLGRDVDLGKETSRDRVVVAYRRLFEYGLAIAVTSGIVPLLFDRPFLTQTFVEFEDVPIYHHVEIASALAFDFGVFCVVVGGLLTILSVVGAE from the coding sequence GTGACGACGGTCATCATGCGCACGACCGCTCGAGCGGTCGTGCCGATCATCTTCGTCGTCGCGGCCTCGCTGTTCGTGGAGGGGCACAACCTCCCCGGCGGCGGCTTCATCGCCGGCGTGCTCACGACGACCGCGTTCGCGATCATCTACCTCGCGTTCGGACTCGACTTCCTCGAACGCGGGGTTCTCGGCCGCGACGTCGATCTCGGAAAGGAGACCTCGCGGGATCGCGTCGTCGTGGCCTATCGGCGCCTGTTCGAGTACGGACTGGCGATCGCCGTCACGAGCGGAATCGTCCCGCTGCTGTTCGATCGTCCCTTCCTTACGCAGACGTTCGTCGAGTTCGAGGACGTGCCGATCTATCACCACGTAGAGATCGCGAGCGCGCTCGCGTTCGACTTCGGCGTCTTCTGCGTCGTCGTCGGCGGACTCCTGACGATCCTCTCGGTGGTGGGTGCCGAATGA
- a CDS encoding complex I subunit 5 family protein: protein MMELPLAAPPIGTESQLVIAPILVVLVAGVGSLLFGRWPRARIGVSLAGGAAYAVVVAAIDWYVVLAPDAPGIATYQLGDWPAPFGITLVADGLSAFMLTMVAILGIASLVFSTRVLPEIDRRSYYFPLFHFLALGVTGAFLTGDLFNLFVWFEVMLMASYVFVAYYGGPQHTRAAFWYVALNLLASAVFLLGVGGIYATTGTLNMADLARRLAEPAAYGIDPGPVVGLLALLLSVFAIKAGLVPFQFWIPTAYRAAPPQISALLAGATKKVGIYAIIRLSFTVFGDAQVGVDLALPGLGTVVAGNSPTAFVGAALFVMAAASILVGGIGAVGRESIEGVLAYSSIGQVGFIAIPVAIAATTGSAELRHLAIVAALVYALNHTLAKGLLFLAVGAIRSSTGTSRLADLGGLAGRSPPMAIAFFVGSLALVGIPPLSGFFGKFLVFDAAARAELIPVLGLLLVGSLLTIAYATRMWNRSFWGARTPAVENAAVDSVQVGVLIALAAAIVGVGIGFELVYEFADAAATAALDADGYVDAVDPTDPEEIEGLEGGEHE, encoded by the coding sequence ATGATGGAACTCCCGCTGGCCGCGCCGCCGATCGGCACGGAATCGCAACTCGTAATCGCACCGATACTGGTCGTTCTCGTCGCGGGCGTCGGCAGCCTGCTGTTCGGTCGGTGGCCGCGGGCGCGAATCGGCGTCAGCCTCGCAGGTGGCGCGGCCTACGCGGTCGTCGTCGCGGCGATCGACTGGTACGTCGTCCTCGCGCCCGACGCACCGGGGATCGCGACCTACCAGCTCGGAGACTGGCCGGCCCCGTTCGGCATCACGCTCGTGGCTGACGGCCTCTCGGCGTTCATGCTGACCATGGTCGCGATCCTCGGGATCGCGTCGCTGGTCTTCTCGACGCGCGTCCTGCCCGAAATCGATCGCCGGAGCTACTACTTCCCGCTGTTTCACTTCCTGGCGCTCGGCGTCACCGGCGCGTTCCTCACCGGCGACCTGTTCAACCTGTTCGTCTGGTTCGAGGTGATGTTGATGGCCAGTTACGTCTTCGTCGCCTACTACGGCGGCCCGCAGCACACTCGCGCCGCCTTCTGGTACGTCGCGCTCAACCTGCTCGCGAGCGCCGTCTTCCTGCTCGGCGTCGGCGGCATCTACGCGACGACGGGCACGCTCAACATGGCCGATCTGGCTCGGCGACTCGCCGAGCCGGCGGCGTACGGGATCGACCCCGGCCCGGTCGTCGGCCTCCTCGCCTTGCTCCTCTCGGTTTTCGCCATCAAGGCCGGCCTCGTCCCCTTCCAGTTCTGGATCCCGACGGCCTATCGCGCCGCGCCGCCGCAGATCTCCGCCCTGCTGGCCGGTGCGACGAAAAAGGTCGGCATCTACGCGATCATCCGGCTCTCCTTTACCGTCTTCGGCGATGCGCAGGTCGGGGTCGACCTCGCTCTCCCCGGACTCGGAACCGTCGTCGCCGGGAACTCCCCGACCGCGTTCGTCGGGGCCGCCCTGTTCGTCATGGCTGCCGCCAGCATCCTCGTCGGCGGGATCGGCGCCGTCGGTCGCGAGTCCATCGAGGGCGTCCTCGCGTACTCGAGCATCGGCCAGGTCGGCTTCATCGCGATCCCGGTCGCCATCGCGGCGACGACCGGAAGCGCCGAGTTGCGCCACCTCGCCATCGTCGCGGCGCTGGTCTACGCCCTCAACCACACGCTGGCGAAGGGACTGCTCTTCCTCGCGGTCGGCGCGATCAGATCGTCGACCGGGACGAGCCGACTGGCCGACCTCGGCGGGCTGGCGGGGCGATCGCCACCGATGGCCATCGCCTTCTTCGTCGGGTCGCTCGCGCTCGTCGGTATTCCGCCGCTGTCGGGCTTCTTCGGCAAGTTTCTCGTCTTCGATGCCGCGGCTCGAGCGGAATTGATTCCCGTCCTCGGCCTGCTGCTCGTCGGGTCGCTGCTGACCATCGCCTACGCGACCCGGATGTGGAACCGGAGCTTCTGGGGCGCGCGAACGCCCGCCGTCGAGAACGCGGCCGTCGATTCCGTACAGGTCGGCGTCCTGATCGCGCTCGCGGCGGCCATCGTCGGAGTCGGCATCGGGTTCGAGCTGGTCTACGAGTTCGCGGACGCCGCCGCGACGGCCGCGCTGGACGCCGACGGATACGTCGACGCCGTCGATCCGACCGACCCGGAGGAGATCGAGGGGCTCGAGGGAGGTGAGCACGAATGA
- a CDS encoding sodium:proton antiporter, which yields MTAFVLALVVGALFALGTFLLLRRDLIRVVWGLAIISQAANVYLLAMGGIVEGTADTVPVLAGHGEHVPETADPLVQALVLTAIVIGFGMTAFALVLSYRVYEEHDTLDVSDLGDRE from the coding sequence ATGACGGCGTTCGTCCTCGCGCTCGTCGTCGGCGCGCTGTTCGCGCTCGGGACGTTCTTGCTCCTCAGACGCGACCTGATCCGGGTCGTCTGGGGGCTGGCCATCATCAGCCAGGCGGCGAACGTCTACCTGCTGGCGATGGGCGGGATCGTCGAGGGAACCGCCGATACGGTGCCCGTTCTCGCGGGACACGGCGAGCACGTGCCGGAGACGGCCGATCCGCTGGTTCAGGCGCTCGTCTTGACCGCGATCGTCATCGGCTTCGGCATGACCGCGTTCGCGCTCGTGCTGTCGTACCGGGTCTACGAGGAACACGACACGTTGGACGTCTCCGACTTGGGTGATCGCGAATGA
- a CDS encoding toxin-antitoxin system TumE family protein, with amino-acid sequence MKYSLQYGNEDDETIIRYDSFPDHPGVGRRHKHRSDDPDGINTVEFDGLEPLFKRFKREVNDNGEFCQKQDKRRANDAHPIPERRRAGGARDASCSTARLVDRDIRQVHRNLEEFEGLHPLEFEHAGRSKKPTVWYDSIEVDLPLTDVNPETAPA; translated from the coding sequence GTGAAATACTCACTCCAGTACGGAAACGAGGATGATGAGACGATCATCCGGTACGATAGCTTCCCCGATCATCCCGGTGTTGGTCGGCGCCACAAGCATCGCTCGGACGATCCTGACGGCATCAATACCGTCGAGTTTGACGGTCTCGAACCGCTGTTCAAACGATTCAAACGAGAGGTGAACGATAATGGCGAATTCTGCCAAAAGCAAGACAAACGACGAGCGAACGATGCACATCCGATTCCGGAACGGCGACGAGCAGGGGGTGCTCGAGACGCTTCGTGCTCGACCGCGCGACTCGTCGATCGTGACATCCGACAGGTCCATCGAAACCTCGAAGAGTTCGAGGGGCTCCATCCGCTCGAGTTCGAGCACGCCGGCCGGTCGAAGAAACCGACAGTCTGGTACGATTCCATCGAGGTCGATCTGCCGCTGACGGACGTGAATCCAGAAACAGCACCGGCATAG
- the mbhE gene encoding hydrogen gas-evolving membrane-bound hydrogenase subunit E, with the protein MTPELPIVVLAVALPFAVAGATPLLFRALGERTGYAGAVVAVTCFGLLGTQYGSEGAVHLTWIPSLEISLRFYVDGWALLFALLASGIGALVFLYSSAYMHGESGLARYYAALLAFMGSIVGIALAADLIAIFLFWELTSLCSFVLIGHYTADDSSQYASRMAMLVTVGGGLFLLVGFLLLALVAGDALGPASAFDLAAMLENPDEMQTALRDEGLFLPVLGLLAIGAGTKSAQVPLHFWLPNAMAAPTPVSAFLHSATMVKVGVYFVGRVRPLFASLEWLVLFVTLGLTTMTVCAILAVASTDIKELLAYSTASHLGLIMAGFGFTSVLGAETGVFHLFNHALFKAALFLVAGIVAHEAGTRRLEDLGGLRHDLPITAVITVIVALSMAGIPPFSGFYSKELLFEAAVEASHVHDIGVLGWLYPAVAVFGSVFTVLYSLRFLSLFFGGRPDALEHVHRPSFALLAPPALLAVLTAIVSVDPEIAVHAIVQGGVDATAVDTHEMHVGLPTSYSPAVGMSAVTIGSGFLAYPFYGRIHGGIRAIQRTRPSLSANWWYDAVVGNLTGSGVWLASRVHNGLLRTYATWTLGTTCALALAGFAATATIVPAELVDIDAPAAIALVLLVAVMAGIAVVLSTSHIAGILTLSILGFMIAIFYILASAPDLALTQLVVETLVLVIFLLVIEEIPEYYEVGLGRVARDAALSVAVGATAFVTVLVTTDARPDGRTAIARYYAERAVPEGGGTNIVNVTLVDFRGFDTLGELVVVALAAISILTLIMMREGGEDE; encoded by the coding sequence ATGACCCCGGAGCTGCCGATCGTGGTGCTGGCTGTCGCATTGCCGTTCGCGGTCGCGGGTGCGACGCCGCTGCTATTCCGCGCGCTCGGCGAGCGCACGGGTTACGCCGGAGCGGTAGTCGCGGTGACCTGCTTCGGACTGCTCGGCACCCAGTACGGAAGCGAGGGCGCCGTCCACCTCACCTGGATACCGTCGCTCGAAATCTCACTCCGGTTCTACGTCGATGGGTGGGCCCTGCTGTTTGCGCTACTGGCGAGCGGTATCGGTGCCCTCGTCTTCCTGTACTCGTCGGCGTACATGCACGGCGAGTCCGGGCTCGCCCGGTACTACGCGGCCCTGCTCGCCTTCATGGGATCGATCGTCGGCATCGCGCTGGCCGCCGACCTCATCGCGATCTTCCTCTTCTGGGAGCTCACCAGCCTCTGTTCGTTCGTCCTGATCGGCCATTATACGGCCGACGACTCCTCGCAGTACGCTTCCCGGATGGCCATGCTCGTGACGGTCGGCGGCGGGCTCTTCCTGCTCGTCGGCTTCCTGCTCCTGGCGCTGGTCGCGGGAGACGCTCTCGGACCCGCGTCGGCGTTCGACCTCGCTGCTATGCTCGAGAACCCCGACGAGATGCAGACGGCACTGCGCGACGAGGGGCTGTTCCTGCCGGTACTCGGGCTGCTCGCGATCGGCGCGGGAACCAAATCCGCACAGGTCCCGCTGCACTTCTGGCTCCCTAACGCGATGGCCGCTCCCACGCCAGTCTCGGCCTTTCTTCACTCCGCGACGATGGTCAAAGTCGGCGTCTACTTCGTCGGCCGGGTCCGGCCGCTGTTCGCGAGCCTCGAGTGGCTCGTCCTGTTCGTCACGCTCGGCCTGACGACGATGACCGTCTGTGCGATCCTGGCGGTCGCGTCGACGGATATCAAGGAACTGCTGGCGTACTCGACGGCCAGCCACCTCGGGCTCATCATGGCCGGCTTCGGCTTTACGTCGGTTCTCGGGGCCGAAACCGGCGTCTTCCACCTTTTCAACCACGCCCTGTTCAAGGCGGCCCTCTTCCTCGTCGCCGGAATCGTCGCCCACGAGGCGGGTACGCGGAGACTCGAGGACCTCGGCGGGCTCCGCCACGATCTCCCGATCACGGCCGTAATCACCGTGATCGTCGCGCTCAGTATGGCCGGCATCCCGCCGTTCAGCGGCTTCTACTCGAAAGAGCTGCTCTTCGAGGCGGCCGTCGAGGCGAGTCACGTCCACGACATTGGCGTGCTGGGCTGGCTCTACCCGGCCGTCGCCGTCTTCGGGAGCGTCTTCACCGTCCTCTACTCGCTTCGATTCCTCTCGCTGTTTTTCGGCGGGCGACCGGACGCGCTCGAGCACGTCCATCGACCCTCGTTCGCGTTACTCGCCCCGCCCGCGCTGCTGGCTGTGCTTACGGCCATCGTCAGCGTCGACCCCGAAATTGCAGTCCACGCGATCGTCCAGGGCGGCGTCGACGCGACGGCCGTCGACACCCACGAGATGCACGTCGGGCTTCCGACCTCGTACTCCCCCGCAGTTGGAATGAGCGCCGTCACGATCGGAAGTGGCTTCCTCGCGTATCCGTTTTACGGGCGCATCCACGGCGGGATCCGTGCGATTCAACGAACGCGCCCGTCGCTCAGCGCGAACTGGTGGTACGACGCCGTCGTCGGCAACCTCACGGGAAGCGGCGTGTGGCTCGCCAGCCGCGTCCACAACGGGTTGCTCAGGACCTACGCCACGTGGACCCTCGGGACCACCTGCGCCCTCGCGCTCGCGGGGTTCGCCGCGACAGCCACTATCGTGCCCGCCGAACTCGTCGACATCGACGCGCCGGCCGCGATCGCACTCGTCCTGCTCGTCGCGGTGATGGCCGGTATCGCCGTCGTCCTCTCGACCTCGCACATCGCCGGGATTCTCACGCTCTCGATCCTCGGCTTCATGATCGCCATCTTCTACATCCTCGCTAGCGCGCCCGACCTCGCGCTGACCCAACTAGTCGTCGAAACGCTCGTGCTCGTGATCTTCCTCCTCGTGATCGAGGAGATTCCCGAGTACTACGAGGTCGGTCTCGGCAGAGTCGCCCGCGACGCGGCTCTCTCCGTCGCCGTCGGTGCGACCGCGTTCGTCACCGTCCTCGTCACGACCGACGCGCGTCCGGACGGGCGTACGGCCATCGCCCGCTACTACGCCGAGCGAGCCGTCCCCGAGGGCGGCGGCACGAACATCGTCAACGTGACGCTCGTGGACTTCCGCGGCTTCGACACCCTCGGCGAACTCGTCGTGGTTGCACTGGCCGCGATCTCGATTCTGACGCTCATCATGATGCGTGAGGGAGGGGAAGACGAATGA